From the Daphnia magna isolate NIES linkage group LG3, ASM2063170v1.1, whole genome shotgun sequence genome, one window contains:
- the LOC116919633 gene encoding zinc transporter ZIP11, which translates to MIAGYSPEIQAIFGTLFTWGLTAAGSALVFLMSGTQRKFLDSSLGFAAGVMLAASYWSLLAPAIEMAESSGMYGESGEYAFAPVALGFFLGALFVYAADQLMHYFKIGSTELMIDMNVECNLSPETKQKGIKHNSSLHNMSKSSNGGLTKRKARVPTGDEEELILGLSNEDYNKLHKQSADKWKRILLLVIAITVHNIPEGLAVGVGFGAIGKSPKATFESARNLAIGIGIQNFPEGLAVSLPLRGSGVSVWRSFWYGQLSGMVEPIAGLIGVIGVSWIEPLLPYAMAFAAGAMVYVVCDDLIPEASSSGNGRQASWGAIFGFILMMCLDVGLG; encoded by the exons ATGATTGCCGGCTACAGTCCCGAAATCCAAGCAATCTTTGGCACTTTGTTTACATGGGGTTTAACAGCAGCCGGCTCGGCTCTGGTGTTTCTCATGAGTGGAACCCAG AGGAAATTTTTAGACAGCAGCCTTGGTTTTGCTGCAGGTGTAATGCTTGCGGCCTCATACTGGTCTCTTCTAGCTCCTGCCATTGAAATGGCAGAAAGCTCAGGAATGTATGGAGAATCAGGAGAATATGCCTTTGCTCCTGTTGCTCTTGGTTTTTTCTTAGGAGCTTTATTTGTTTATGCAGCTGATCAGTTGATGCATTACTTTAAAATTGGATCAACAGAATTAATGATTG ATATGAATGTAGAGTGCAATTTGTCTccagaaacaaaacaaaaagggattaAACATAATTCTAGTTTGCACAATATGAGCAAATCCTCTAATGGTGGCTTGACCAAAAGGAAAGCCAGAGTGCCAACTGGGGATGAAGAAGAATTAATTTTAGGTCTAAGCAATGAAGATTATAATAAACTTCATAAGCAATCAGCTGATAAGTGGAAGCGCATACTTCTCCTAGTCATCGCAATCACAGTCCACAACATTCCTG AGGGACTTGCTGTCGGCGTAGGTTTCGGGGCTATAGGAAAATCTCCGAAAGCAACTTTTGAGAGTGCGAG AAATCTAGCTATTGGAATCGGGATTCAAAATTTCCCTGAAGGGCTGGCTGTTAGTCTTCCTCTACGAGGATCCGGCGTCTCAGTGTGGAGGAGTTTTTG GTATGGCCAACTGAGTGGAATGGTTGAACCTATAGCTGGATTAATAGGAGTCATTGGCGTATCGTGGATTGAGCCACTCTTGCCTTACGCAATGGCCTTCGCAGCCGGTGCCATGGTGTACGTTGTCTGTGATGATTTAATTCCTGAAGCATCATCTAG CGGAAACGGAAGACAAGCTTCGTGGGGAGCCATATTCGGCTTCATTTTGATGATGTGTCTCGACGTAGGTCTCGGCTAA